In Oncorhynchus masou masou isolate Uvic2021 unplaced genomic scaffold, UVic_Omas_1.1 unplaced_scaffold_7855, whole genome shotgun sequence, the genomic stretch ATGTCTGAAGAAAAGCCAAAGgtaagaaatgtgtgtgtgtgattgaataTTTTCCGTATTTCTCTTGTCGAGCGTACTAATATGTTGGAGATAACGGTAGGTTGCCAGATTCCGATTTGAGCGGGTAAGAGAGAAAACAAAGGTTGTTTGATTTGTGGACATTTTGCATGTAGAAAATGTGGGTTAACTAGCCAGTTATCTGATAGATGTAGTGTACTATTTATCTATTCCTGTTTTTGTAAAGTGATGGTTTTCAGTGAAACCGCGCCATTGTGACTTTTCTGCGCCCGTTGGAGTAGAGACCAACGGCGTTATCACTCTGCGGCTTTATGAGCTAACTAGCTAGCGTGCTAACGTTAGCTGGAGCTGCCGCCCCACTGATGGCTGACCAGTTAGCCATCTAGGTTAGCATGGCTCTTGTTGTTAGAGCTAACTAGCTAAACTATTGCTAGCTACAAAGGCTAAACACAAATGTTTGACACCGAGATATTAACTCACCGACAGACTGTGAACTCGTCAACCTACCAGTGCTGTTGTGCTCGTCATACACTGCCGTTTTTTGTGACAATGTTGTGTAATTGTGCGATGCAGGGCTCCCTTACAAAAGAGACACTTTGTCCCAATGGGACTCTGCTAAAATGAAGGTACATTAAAATACAACCCATGGTAGCTAACGTAGTTTTATTAGATGGAGTTGCCGTGACTAGTTAGCTAACATCTTCATGTTACAATGCCCGTCGAGATGCTTTAATTTCAGCCAAAAAGTTTGCTCCATCTAATGCATAACATTAACTGTTAGACTGTAGCTTTTAAGCTGGGCCCGAGAAATTGAGAAACTGCTtctcaggccatcagactgttaaacagccatcactaacattgaaaGGCTGCTGCCCATATTGGAGACTCAATCACGGTTCATTTTAAATGTCActctaatgtttacatatcttacattactcatatcacctgtatatacagtattttataccatctactgcatcttgtctatgccaCTCGGTCCATCGCTCTATCCATActtttatatgtacatattctcattcacccctttagatgtgtgtattaggtagttgtgaaattgttagatattactgcactgtcggaactagaagcacaagcatttccctacactcgcattaacatctgctaaaccatGTGTTATATCaccaataaaatatgatttttgatttgatataaACAATGAGCTATTGTCTCTGAAATGCACCTGTTCCCCACTGTTTTTTCAGGAAGGAGTGAAGACTGAAAATGACCACATCAACCTTAAGGTTGCAGGTCAAGATGGGTCAGTAGTCCAGTTCAAAATTAAAAGGCACACTCCGCTCAGCAAGCTGATGAAGGCGTACTGCGAAAGACAGGTGAGGCTGTCCTTAACGTTTACATTCATCTGTCTACTCTTCTGCTCGTATAAGACGATGTTAAGCTTTGAGGCTGATTGTACAACCTCAGCAGGGCAACCCCTGACCGCAGTAACTTGCTAGATGAGCCTGActgttctctcccctcatctTTTATTTCAGGGTTTGTCAATTAGACAGATACGGTTTAGGTTTGACGGACAGCCAATCAACGAGACCGACACACCTGCAAATAGTGTCGGTGACACTCACTTCTGGTGTAGTCCTCTATAATGTAAAAGATCCAGAAGTTATAACATGTACAGATGGAGTTACAAGTACACTGACCATTCTATGTATTTGTGTTGGCAGCTTGAGATGGAAGACGAGGATACTATTGATGTATTTCAACAACAGACCGGAGGAGGCTCCTTCCCCTCAGAGGCTTCTCTTAAAGGTGTATGGACCCTCTGAGGCGCTCCCCTCTGAGGACAGAAACACAGTTGATGAGCAGCaacttttttttattaaataatGGTCCCACTTTTTTTTGTGATTGCTCTGCTCATA encodes the following:
- the LOC135537461 gene encoding small ubiquitin-related modifier 3-like, whose amino-acid sequence is MSEEKPKEGVKTENDHINLKVAGQDGSVVQFKIKRHTPLSKLMKAYCERQVRLSLTFTFICLLFCSLTVLSPHLLFQGLSIRQIRFRFDGQPINETDTPANSLEMEDEDTIDVFQQQTGGGSFPSEASLKGVWTL